A window of Hippoglossus stenolepis isolate QCI-W04-F060 chromosome 16, HSTE1.2, whole genome shotgun sequence contains these coding sequences:
- the gtpbp1 gene encoding GTP-binding protein 1 isoform X2, producing the protein MASLAAAEEPGASPVYIPLADALAPESIFAPDRGGCGEDAGDESFEDEDLINGVPEDRGVDFTNKQALVSPNGEQYDSLLRQLRDRMEEGCGETIYVVGMGSDGGDWGLDEKDMEASVATVHSMCEQLDADLIPLRERNEAAGLVHDYLIRRRVGELDFLEVRVAVVGNVDAGKSTLLGVLTHGELDNGRGFARQKLFRHKHEMESGRTSSVGNDILGFDQEGQVVNKPDSHGGSLDWTKICEKSSKVITFIDLAGHEKYLKTTVFGMTGHLPDFCMLMVGSNAGIVGMTKEHLGLALALNVPVFVVVTKIDMCPANILQETLKLLQRLLKSPGCRKIPVLVQNKDDVIVTASNFSSERMCPIFQISNVSGENMDLLKMFLNLLSSRTSYRDDQPAEFQIDDTYSVPGVGTVVSGTTLRGLIRLNDTMLLGPDPLGSFIPIAVKSIHRKRMPVKEVRGGQTASFALKKIKRSSIRKGMVMVSPRLSPQATWEFEAEILVLHHPTTISPRYQAMVHCGSIRQTATILSMNRDCLRTGDKASVHFRFIKTPEYLHCDQRLVFREGRTKAVGTITKLLQSTNNLPSNSKPPQIKMQSTKKVPLRKEDGTPVAGDDVATIAQPAGPNTTQSPKSGGGGRRRGGQRHKGKGQNSSANPTAAPSSSGTGGC; encoded by the exons ATGGCATCGCTAGCTGCGGCGGAGGAGCCCGGTGCGAGCCCGGTCTACATCCCGCTGGCGGACGCTCTGGCCCCGGAGAGTATATTCGCCCCGGACCGGGGAGGCTGCGGGGAGGACGCCGGGGACGAGAGCTTTGAGGACGAGGACCTGATCAACGGCGTGCCCGAGGACCGCGGGGTTGACTTCACCAACAAG CAGGCTCTTGTTAGCCCCAATGGAGAGCAGTATGACTCGTTACTGCGCCAGCTACGGgacaggatggaggagggatgCGGAGAGACCATCTACGTGGTCGGGATGGGCTCAG ATGGTGGTGACTGGGGTCTGGATGAGAAAGATATGGAGGCCTCTGTGGCCACAGTGCACTCGATGTGTGAGCAACTGGACGCCGACCTCATTCCACTCCGAGAGCGCAATGAGGCCGCAGGTTTGGTGCACGACTATCTGATCCGCAGGCGTGTGGGTGAGCTGGACTTCCTGGAGGTCAG GGTTGCAGTGGTGGGGAACGTGGATGCTGGCAAGAGTACTCTCCTTGGGGTGTTGACGCATGGAGAGCTGGACAACGGCAGGGGCTTTGCCCGCCAGAAGCTCTTCAGGCACAAGCACGAGATGGAGAGTGGCAGGACCAGCAGTGTGGGCAACGATATCCTGGGCTTTGACCAGGAGGGACAG GTGGTGAACAAACCAGACAGTCACGGAGGAAGCCTGGACTGGACCAAAATCTGTGAGAAGTCCTCAAAGGTCATAACCTTCATAGACTTGGCCGGCCACGAGAAATACCTCAAGACTACTGTGTTTGGGATGACTGGACACCTGCCCGACTTCTGCATGCTCATG gtggGCAGTAACGCAGGTATCGTAGGGATGACCAAAGAGCACCTGGGCCTGGCCCTCGCTCTGAATGTGCCCGTGTTTGTGGTGGTAACCAAGATAGACATGTGTCCAGCCAACATCCTACAAG aaacactgaagctgCTCCAGAGGTTACTGAAGTCTCCCGGTTGTAGGAAGATCCCGGTCCTGGTGCAGAACAAGGATGACGTCATAGTCACAGCATCAAACTTCAGCTCTGAGAG GATGTGTCCCATCTTTCAGATTTCCAATGTGAGCGGAGAGAACATGGACCTGCTCAAGATGTTCCTCAACCTGCTCTCCTCCAGGACTTCCTACCGAGACGATCAGCCTGCAGAGTTCCAGATAGACGACACCTACTCTGTGCCG GGAGTGGGCACCGTAGTATCAGGAACTACTTTACGTGGACTCATACGCCTGAATGATACCATGCTCCTGGGGCCGGACCCCCTGGGCAGTTTCATCCCCATCGCCGTCAAATCAATCCACCGCAAGAGAATGCCCGTGAAGGAGGTCCGAGGTGGCCAGACCGCCTCCTTTGCTCTCAAAAAG ATCAAGCGTTCATCCATAAGGAAAGGGATGGTGATGGTGTCCCCGAGGTTGAGCCCACAGGCCACTTGGGAGTTTGAGGCCGAGATCCTGGTGCTGCATCACCCCACCACGATATCCCCCAGATACCAGGCCATGG TCCACTGTGGCAGCATAAGGCAGACCGCCACCATCTTGTCCATGAACAGGGACTGCTTACGAACAGGGGACAAGGCTTCCGTCCACTTTCGCTTCATCAAGACGCCCGAGTATCTGCACTGTGACCAGAGGCTGGTCTTCAGAGAGGGTCGCACCAAGGCTGTGGGGACCATCACTAAG CTTTTGCAATCCACCAACAACTTGCCGTCAAATTCCAAACCGCCACAAATCAAAATGCAGTCTACAAAAAAGGTGCCGCTCCGAAAAGAGGACGGCACCCCGGTGGCCGGCGATGACGTAGCGACGATAGCACAGCCAGCGGGACCGAACACTACACAATCA CCAAAGTCTGGAGGAGGCGGGAGGCGACGGGGGGGCCAGAGGCACAAGGGAAAAGGCCAGAACAGCAGCGCCAACCCGACAGCAGCTCCGTCCTCATCGGGGACGGGAGGCTGCTGA
- the gtpbp1 gene encoding GTP-binding protein 1 isoform X1: protein MASLAAAEEPGASPVYIPLADALAPESIFAPDRGGCGEDAGDESFEDEDLINGVPEDRGVDFTNKQALVSPNGEQYDSLLRQLRDRMEEGCGETIYVVGMGSDGGDWGLDEKDMEASVATVHSMCEQLDADLIPLRERNEAAGLVHDYLIRRRVGELDFLEVRVAVVGNVDAGKSTLLGVLTHGELDNGRGFARQKLFRHKHEMESGRTSSVGNDILGFDQEGQVVNKPDSHGGSLDWTKICEKSSKVITFIDLAGHEKYLKTTVFGMTGHLPDFCMLMVGSNAGIVGMTKEHLGLALALNVPVFVVVTKIDMCPANILQETLKLLQRLLKSPGCRKIPVLVQNKDDVIVTASNFSSERMCPIFQISNVSGENMDLLKMFLNLLSSRTSYRDDQPAEFQIDDTYSVPGVGTVVSGTTLRGLIRLNDTMLLGPDPLGSFIPIAVKSIHRKRMPVKEVRGGQTASFALKKIKRSSIRKGMVMVSPRLSPQATWEFEAEILVLHHPTTISPRYQAMVHCGSIRQTATILSMNRDCLRTGDKASVHFRFIKTPEYLHCDQRLVFREGRTKAVGTITKLLQSTNNLPSNSKPPQIKMQSTKKVPLRKEDGTPVAGDDVATIAQPAGPNTTQSGEGEEDPQIKEGNKENKPKSGGGGRRRGGQRHKGKGQNSSANPTAAPSSSGTGGC from the exons ATGGCATCGCTAGCTGCGGCGGAGGAGCCCGGTGCGAGCCCGGTCTACATCCCGCTGGCGGACGCTCTGGCCCCGGAGAGTATATTCGCCCCGGACCGGGGAGGCTGCGGGGAGGACGCCGGGGACGAGAGCTTTGAGGACGAGGACCTGATCAACGGCGTGCCCGAGGACCGCGGGGTTGACTTCACCAACAAG CAGGCTCTTGTTAGCCCCAATGGAGAGCAGTATGACTCGTTACTGCGCCAGCTACGGgacaggatggaggagggatgCGGAGAGACCATCTACGTGGTCGGGATGGGCTCAG ATGGTGGTGACTGGGGTCTGGATGAGAAAGATATGGAGGCCTCTGTGGCCACAGTGCACTCGATGTGTGAGCAACTGGACGCCGACCTCATTCCACTCCGAGAGCGCAATGAGGCCGCAGGTTTGGTGCACGACTATCTGATCCGCAGGCGTGTGGGTGAGCTGGACTTCCTGGAGGTCAG GGTTGCAGTGGTGGGGAACGTGGATGCTGGCAAGAGTACTCTCCTTGGGGTGTTGACGCATGGAGAGCTGGACAACGGCAGGGGCTTTGCCCGCCAGAAGCTCTTCAGGCACAAGCACGAGATGGAGAGTGGCAGGACCAGCAGTGTGGGCAACGATATCCTGGGCTTTGACCAGGAGGGACAG GTGGTGAACAAACCAGACAGTCACGGAGGAAGCCTGGACTGGACCAAAATCTGTGAGAAGTCCTCAAAGGTCATAACCTTCATAGACTTGGCCGGCCACGAGAAATACCTCAAGACTACTGTGTTTGGGATGACTGGACACCTGCCCGACTTCTGCATGCTCATG gtggGCAGTAACGCAGGTATCGTAGGGATGACCAAAGAGCACCTGGGCCTGGCCCTCGCTCTGAATGTGCCCGTGTTTGTGGTGGTAACCAAGATAGACATGTGTCCAGCCAACATCCTACAAG aaacactgaagctgCTCCAGAGGTTACTGAAGTCTCCCGGTTGTAGGAAGATCCCGGTCCTGGTGCAGAACAAGGATGACGTCATAGTCACAGCATCAAACTTCAGCTCTGAGAG GATGTGTCCCATCTTTCAGATTTCCAATGTGAGCGGAGAGAACATGGACCTGCTCAAGATGTTCCTCAACCTGCTCTCCTCCAGGACTTCCTACCGAGACGATCAGCCTGCAGAGTTCCAGATAGACGACACCTACTCTGTGCCG GGAGTGGGCACCGTAGTATCAGGAACTACTTTACGTGGACTCATACGCCTGAATGATACCATGCTCCTGGGGCCGGACCCCCTGGGCAGTTTCATCCCCATCGCCGTCAAATCAATCCACCGCAAGAGAATGCCCGTGAAGGAGGTCCGAGGTGGCCAGACCGCCTCCTTTGCTCTCAAAAAG ATCAAGCGTTCATCCATAAGGAAAGGGATGGTGATGGTGTCCCCGAGGTTGAGCCCACAGGCCACTTGGGAGTTTGAGGCCGAGATCCTGGTGCTGCATCACCCCACCACGATATCCCCCAGATACCAGGCCATGG TCCACTGTGGCAGCATAAGGCAGACCGCCACCATCTTGTCCATGAACAGGGACTGCTTACGAACAGGGGACAAGGCTTCCGTCCACTTTCGCTTCATCAAGACGCCCGAGTATCTGCACTGTGACCAGAGGCTGGTCTTCAGAGAGGGTCGCACCAAGGCTGTGGGGACCATCACTAAG CTTTTGCAATCCACCAACAACTTGCCGTCAAATTCCAAACCGCCACAAATCAAAATGCAGTCTACAAAAAAGGTGCCGCTCCGAAAAGAGGACGGCACCCCGGTGGCCGGCGATGACGTAGCGACGATAGCACAGCCAGCGGGACCGAACACTACACAATCA ggagagggagaggaagaccCTCAGATAAAGGAGGGCAACAAAGAGAACAAG CCAAAGTCTGGAGGAGGCGGGAGGCGACGGGGGGGCCAGAGGCACAAGGGAAAAGGCCAGAACAGCAGCGCCAACCCGACAGCAGCTCCGTCCTCATCGGGGACGGGAGGCTGCTGA
- the lgals2a gene encoding lectin, galactoside-binding, soluble, 2a, whose protein sequence is WPDSIDCLICHSGRRSLPLRIYSPLRLQRGKAFPHCSTVISSQPSSWTTSAEIMKDMMVKNMSFKVGQTLTLVGVAKPDATNFALNIGSSDQDIVMHINPRFNAHGDENAVVCNSYIGGQWCEELREGGFPFQLGQEFKITIEFTPQEFLVTLSDGSNIHFPNRIGAEKYSFMSFEGEARIRSIEIK, encoded by the exons TGGCCGGACTCCATTGACTGTCTAATATGTCACTCCGGTCGAAGGAGCCTCCCACTCCGTATATATTCTCCACTCAGGCTGCAGAGGGGCAAGGCCTTCCCTCATTGCAGCACTGTCATTTCTTCTCAGCCGAGCTCCTGGACCACATCTGCAGAAATAATGAAA GACATGATGGTAAAGAACATGTCCTTCAAGGTCGGACAGACCCTGACCCTTGTTGGAGTTGCCAAACCTGATGCGACAAA TTTCGCATTGAATATTGGCTCCTCTGACCAGGACATTGTGATGCACATCAACCCTCGTTTCAACGCCCACGGCGATGAGAACGCAGTGGTGTGCAACTCTTACATCGGAGGACAGTGGTGTGAGGAGCTCCGTGAGGGAGGCTTTCCTTTCCAGCTAGGACAGGAGTTCAAG ATCACCATTGAATTCACCCCTCAGGAGTTCCTGGTGACTTTATCCGATGGCTCCAACATCCACTTCCCCAACCGCATCGGGGCGGAGAAGTACTCCTTCATGAGCTTTGAGGGGGAGGCTCGCATCAGGAGCATCGAGATCAAGTAA